In one Hippocampus zosterae strain Florida chromosome 10, ASM2543408v3, whole genome shotgun sequence genomic region, the following are encoded:
- the si:ch211-105f12.2 gene encoding RIMS-binding protein 2-like: MGEGTGGPSGVQIGDGERLPMDGGAELDVLIYPDEVRAATPEDLRQWELETASRNWDEPRLFVALYPYNPAAMSPNPDTAAEELPFVPGQIIKVFGDKDWDGFYRGESGGLSGYVASNLVAEVPVDDGYLKHLLMRQGFIPVDQTGLSWSVDTADASDVPEDAVVRRMVALFDYDPWESSPNVDSDAELGFRSGDIIYVLGDMDPDGFYYGDLQGRRGLVPSNFLQPLPWD, translated from the exons ATGGGGGAGGGCACGGGCGGACCATCTGGAGTCCAGATCGGGGACGGCGAGCGGCTCCCCATGGACGGCGGCGCGGAGCTGGACGTGCTGATCTACCCCGACGAGGTGCGGGCGGCCACCCCCGAGGACCTCCGCCAGTGGGAGCTGGAGACGGCCAGCCGCAATTGGGACGAGCCCCGGCTCTTCGTGGCGCTCTACCCGTACAACCCCGCCGCCATGTCGCCCAACCCGGACACGGCGGCGGAGGAGCTGCCCTTCGTGCCGGGCCAGATCATCAAG GTATTTGGAGACAAGGACTGGGACGGCTTTTATCGCGGCGAATCGGGCGGCCTGTCAGGTTACGTCGCCAGTAACCTGGTGGCCGAAGTGCCCGTGGACGACGGCTACCTCAAGCACTTGCTCATGCGGCAGGGATTCATCCCCGTCGACCAAACAG GACTGTCTTGGAGTGTGGACACGGCCGACGCCTCCGACGTTCCCGAAGACGCCGTCGTCCGTCGCATGGTGGCCTTGTTCGACTACGACCCGTGGGAAAGTTCGCCCAACGTCGACAGCGAT GCCGAACTGGGCTTTCGTTCGGGTGACATCATCTACGTGCTCGGCGATATGGATCCCGACGGCTTCTACTAT GGCGATCTGCAAGGGCGGCGAGGCTTGGTGCCGTCCAACTTTCTGCAGCCACTACCGTGGGATTAG